One Ogataea parapolymorpha DL-1 chromosome VI, whole genome shotgun sequence DNA window includes the following coding sequences:
- a CDS encoding 37S ribosomal protein S23, mitochondrial, translating into MFRPLGLTHLSQRRTFSSSTLQFAVYKSKSFSRKTKYDPSKNRKGPGKDKRFNKLIVSENYKKSATDQEVHEKLPVFSAENLHLDEVVKFKKTSYQKLHILGAFKPNQFNELYSRPITLSRKVETSQIHEFLTKSLSSSSKGNRLIITGDLGVGKSTMLTQFHALALEQDSVILQISNMDALVDGSNDFKYNSATGLYEQPMASRDLLKKWFSLNKNVFDKIKLSRPYSPAFDSVKKQKPIGFSEKNTLREVLGKLLYNPAVSRANLFQFLMDELAAQKGIPVFLTIDNFSALCHYANTRYRDKNNNPIYFQKFQLLKTLVEFISGDKTFQKGAIVAATKFDHKDTDTIPVALGLREPDYYAKFDQWDRKFTEQLVSNGKPEHMHVKRLSKEQVRALVEHMLECKVIPHEIEKRGFSREDDIHEVLPRLSEMEYLLSGNGNPRELYKNCVFSYI; encoded by the coding sequence ATGTTTCGACCTTTAGGGCTTACTCACCTTTCCCAAAGGCGTACATTCTCGAGCTCCACGCTCCAGTTTGCGGTTTACAAATCTAAGTCGTTTAGCAGAAAAACCAAGTACGAtccgtccaaaaacagaaaaGGTCCCGGCAAGGATAAAAGATTCAACAAACTTATAGTTTCTGAGAATTACAAAAAGAGCGCCACTGATCAGGAGGTTCACGAGAAATTACCAGTGTTTTCTGCTGAAAACTTGCATCTTGATGAGGTTGTTAAATtcaagaaaacaagctATCAGAAATTGCATATTCTTGGTGCATTTAAACCAAACCAGTTCAACGAACTATATTCCCGGCCGATCACTTTATCGCGTAAAGTTGAGACAAGTCAGATTCACGAGTTTCTCACCAAGAGCTTGTCGTCTTCATCGAAGGGAAACAGACTGATCATAACGGGAGATTTGGGGGTTGGTAAGTCGACGATGCTCACACAGTTCCATGCTCTAGCACTGGAACAGGACAGTGTCATTCTTCAAATTTCAAACATGGATGCTCTTGTTGACGGTTCCAATGACTTCAAGTACAACAGTGCAACAGGATTGTATGAGCAGCCAATGGCTAGCAGGgatttgctcaagaagTGGTTCTCTTTGAACAAAAATGTTTTCGACAAGATAAAGCTTTCTAGACCATATTCGCCTGCATTCGACTCAGTCAAGAAACAAAAGCCTATTGGCTTTTCCGAGAAGAATACTCTGCGTGAAGTTCTGGGAAAACTTTTGTACAACCCTGCAGTGAGCCGTGCCAATctctttcaatttttgATGGACGAACTTGCCGCTCAAAAAGGCATTCCTGTGTTTTTAACGATTGACAACTTCAGTGCCCTTTGTCACTATGCTAACACTAGGTACAGagacaagaacaacaatCCGATCTACTTCCAGAAATTTCAGTTGTTGAAAACTCTTGTGGAGTTCATCAGCGGCGACAAGACATTCCAGAAAGGTGCCATTGTTGCAGCGACAAAGTTTGACCACAAGGATACCGACACAATCCCTGTTGCGCTTGGACTACGGGAGCCAGATTACTACGCCAAGTTTGATCAGTGGGATCGCAAATTCACTGAACAGCTAGTTAGCAACGGCAAGCCAGAACACATGCACGTTAAGAGATTGAGCAAAGAACAGGTGCGTGCTTTAGTGGAGCACATGTTGGAATGTAAGGTGATTCCCCATGAAATTGAAAAGAGGGGATTTTCAAGAGAAGACGATATCCACGAGGTTTTGCCCAGACTATCCGAAATGGAATATTTGCTCTCTGGAAACGGCAATCCACGAGAACTTTACAAAAATTGTGTCTTTTCTTACATTTAA
- a CDS encoding Mitochondrial import inner membrane translocase subunit TIM50 — protein MINLVAKSARCARLVTHKPIVARRTLFASQYRFYSEKKDEKKPDSILDEDLLAKAGIDSEPKIESKEEPKRHEPQEDEFGQPRKRRNNVKSSLDKKKDRLAKVFWFSVLGTALAGGIYNSRDWDPEEEKELYNPEENGLNPVNVWTRFKKRMWGVTNVFSEPAFTDLLPPPPPAPYRHPLTLVLELDDLLIHADWDHKKGWKTAKRPGVDYFLGYLSQYYEIVIFSRSSMAFAETAVAKLDPYHAFISYSLFREACRTKDGKVIKDLSLMNRDLGKLIIIDPDESCYSMQPENAIPIDKWDGKKDDKLVRLIPFLEYLATQPIKDVRPVLASFKDKKKIPEEFAEREAKLRQQWEKEQKQINGSTLTSSLLGISQMRPRKMPLDLIREHGQKNYLHMYNYLKENGEKLLQEEQQKTKELLADQKLTLEKIFTEGMPTAEDIAKQQAIQAAQEGQAPAKR, from the coding sequence ATGATTAACCTGGTGGCAAAATCTGCCAGATGTGCACGTTTGGTCACTCATAAACCAATCGTTGCCAGACGTACTCTGTTTGCGTCCCAGTATAGATTTTACAGTgagaaaaaggacgagaaaaaaccTGACTCCAtcttggacgaggacctTCTTGCCAAAGCGGGCATTGATTCAGAACCTAAAATAGAGTCGAAAGAAGAACCTAAAAGGCACGAGCCACAAGAAGACGAGTTTGGTCAACCtagaaaaagaagaaacaacGTTAAGTCCTCTTTGGATAAGAAGAAAGATAGATTGGCCAAAGTGTTTTGGTTCTCTGTCCTAGGAACCGCTTTGGCTGGAGGAATCTACAACTCCAGAGACTGggatccagaagaagagaaggaGCTGTACAACCCTGAAGAGAATGGGCTGAATCCAGTCAACGTGTGGACTAGATTCAAGAAGAGAATGTGGGGAGTTACAAACGTGTTCTCCGAGCCAGCATTCACTGATCTTCttccaccacctcctcctGCCCCTTACAGACACCCATTGACACTGGTGTTAgaacttgatgatctgCTTATTCATGCCGATTGGGACCACAAAAAAGGATGGAAGACTGCCAAGAGACCAGGGGTTGATTACTTTTTGGGCTATCTCTCCCAATACTACGAAATTGTGATCTTCTCTAGATCTTCGATGGCTTTCGCGGAAACAGCAGTTGCTAAGCTGGACCCATATCATGCTTTCATTTCCTACTCTTTGTTCCGCGAGGCTTGCAGAACCAAAGATGGAAAAGTCATCAAGGatttgagcttgatgaaCAGAGATTTGGGAAAACTGATCATTATTGATCCAGATGAATCATGTTATTCGATGCAGCCTGAAAACGCAATCCCTATTGATAAATGGGATGGCAAGAAAGACGATAAGCTTGTTAGACTGATTCCTTTCCTTGAATACCTTGCCACTCAGCCAATCAAGGATGTCAGACCTGTTTTGGCGTCATTCAAAGACAAAAAGAAAATCCCAGAAGAGTTTGCTGAGAGAGAGGCAAAGTTGAGACAACAATGGGAGAAAGAACAAAAGCAAATTAATGGCTCCACCCTTACCTCCTCATTGCTGGGTATTTCCCAAATGAGACCTAGAAAGATGCCTTTGGACCTCATAAGAGAACACGGGCAGAAAAACTACCTTCACATGTACAATTATTTGAAGGAGAATGGAGAGAAATTGTTgcaagaagagcaacagAAAACGAAAGAGCTGTTGGCCGATCAAAAGTTAACCCTGGAGAAGATCTTCACTGAGGGAATGCCAACCGCGGAGGACATTGCTAAGCAGCAGGCCATTCAGGCCGCTCAAGAAGGACAGGCTCCAGCAAAACGATAA
- a CDS encoding putative casein kinase I yields MDLRVGRKYRIGRKIGSGSFGDIYLGTNIISGEEVAIKLENVRAKHPQLEYEAKVYKALCGGVGIPFVRWFGTECDYNAMVIDLLGPSLEDLFNYCNRKFSYKTVLLLADQLLCRIEFIHARSFIHRDIKPDNFLMGIGKKGSQVNVIDFGLAKKFRDPRTHLHIPYRENKNLTGTARYASINTHLGIEQSRRDDLESLGYVLIYFCRGSLPWQGLKAATKRQKYDRILEKKMATPAEVLARGLPLEFRHYLNYVRALRFDDKPDYIYLRKIFRQLFIREGYLYDSIFDWTVFKYKLHQQQQQQQQQQQKAIQNGDEAEGKQEEKQEEKLEPTPLQQPLQQQHTLSSQQQYYQDPVSSPNAVKPLLQQSQTQAQPVPDPSPLPAGTQYKSVQQGYNIKSASQFNAPPNHEQSNFNPAWL; encoded by the coding sequence ATGGATTTACGGGTCGGCAGAAAGTACCGGATCGGCAGAAAGATCGGGTCAGGTTCTTTCGGTGATATCTATCTTGGTACAAACATTATTTCCGGTGAGGAGGTCGCTATCAAGCTTGAGAACGTTAGAGCTAAGCACCCGCAACTGGAATACGAGGCAAAAGTCTACAAGGCTCTTTGTGGGGGAGTCGGTATTCCTTTTGTAAGATGGTTCGGAACCGAATGCGATTACAACGCTATGGTTATCGATCTTCTCGGACCATCTTTGGAGGACCTCTTCAACTACTGTAACAGAAAGTTCTCATACAAGACTGTCCTTTTGCTTGCAGATCAGCTTCTCTGCAGAATTGAATTCATACACGCCAGAAGCTTTATCCACAGAGACATCAAACCTGACAACTTTTTGATGGGTATCGGCAAAAAAGGCTCACAAGTGAACGTGATCGACTTTGGACTTGCAAAGAAGTTCAGGGACCCAAGGACCCATCTGCACATTCCTTACAGAGAGAATAAAAATCTTACTGGAACAGCAAGATATGCATCTATCAACACCCATCTCGGTATCGAGCAATCTAGAAGGGACGATTTGGAATCTTTGGGTTATGTCCTCATATATTTCTGCAGGGGTTCTTTGCCATGGCAGGGTTTGAAGGCGGCCACTAAGAGACAAAAGTACGACCGtatcttggagaaaaagatggCAACCCCTGCTGAAGTTTTGGCTAGAGGCCTTCCTCTTGAATTTAGACATTACTTGAACTATGTGAGAGCATTAAGATTTGATGACAAGCCTGActatatttatttgagAAAGATATTCAGACAACTATTCATTAGGGAAGGATACCTTTATGATTCGATTTTCGACTGGACCGTTTTCAAGTACAagctgcaccagcagcaacagcagcaacagcaacagcaacaaaAGGCCATTCAAAATGGCGACGAAGCTGAAGGAaagcaggaggagaagcaggaggagaaacTAGAGCCGACACCATTACAGCAACCATTACAGCAGCAGCATACTCTTTCATCGCAACAGCAATATTACCAAGATCCAGTTTCGAGCCCTAATGCCGTGAAACCACTATTACAACAATCGCAAACACAAGCCCAACCAGTTCCTGACCCATCTCCATTACCTGCAGGCACTCAATACAAGAGCGTTCAACAAGGTTACAACATTAAGTCTGCTTCTCAATTCAATGCTCCGCCAAACCACGAACAGTCGAACTTCAATCCAGCATGGCTCTAG
- a CDS encoding SANT domain-containing protein 2, translating to MPKKYRDCDPDDLPKWLQPKPKGYVERGTDATSELLWKQPENDDGMVEKYLADAKPFVERLGMIPTTPNFIDAALKTLMHNDYNPEKALQEVSKFTRDSLKEPTFTPEEIKRFEESVKINGSELFPVFKDVKTQSSAMIVRFYYLWKKTKNGHLIWDNYAGRPKNRLTKLAKADGVDVNDPVDDSSYSTEKIERNNVTFECKHCHTRTSKKWYKLSGTTLPESYEQVFPGLCLRCARLWREYGVEWEDPYEIMRKQSQRGGNGWKRKIEFELYEDARKIIKARDEYQLRPRKYTDCDKKSDTSRRSKSKIKEDIDSSEDPFEDKLKKKSIKVKKPPRPESVQKQSLTITLPYSEVRKGEEPLNLKKRASEEPPERKNKKLKPASLESRYESKFDISLPKFQLRGEKQYKPPFANDTRPCCVCREYGMAQEILICTSCGLNVHASCYGDINMESLTELSSYKWLCDTCSNDLHPLYSTDYKCVLCPAKETDTQGGKLGFSYSYPDALKRTVSGNWCHIICAIFDPFCEFGSSSLQPVFGTELSLLRNTGKKCTICGYGGSLLDCKVCQKPMHVTCCLDTEGCAVGFELIPDRTFNFKLKDVNRSLRPVPQIVCCGHSLPDLVPLRALGKMKGKKEQPLIKLYCTELKQNKSAATGEYWHRLYEESLKLIGRNTPRVDLPVPVTHECLHCHNTRSLRWYEEAGSQGEVCHQCYVRKKNDESLIDVLPDIQSLNRVALNATKFGLIGLDDKLKDSRMSIKDMLS from the coding sequence ATGCCGAAGAAGTACAGAGATTGTGATCCTGATGATTTACCAAAATGGCTCCAACCGAAGCCGAAAGGATATGTGGAGCGAGGCACGGATGCTACCAGCGAGCTCCTTTGGAAACAACCTGAAAATGATGATGGAATGgtcgaaaaatatttggcAGATGCAAAGCCTTTTGTAGAAAGGCTCGGTATGATTCCCACGACACCCAACTTCATTGACGCCGCACTGAAAACTCTGATGCATAATGATTATaatccagaaaaagctttACAGGAGGTATCCAAATTTACCAGAGACTCTTTGAAGGAACCAACTTTCACACCAGAAGAAATCAAGAGATTCGAGGAGTCTGTCAAGATAAATGGAAGTGAGTTATTCCCTGTGTTCAAAGACGTCAAGACGCAGTCGTCAGCTATGATAGTTAGATTTTACTACCTCTGgaaaaaaaccaaaaatGGCCATTTGATTTGGGATAACTACGCAGGTAGACCTAAGAATCGTTTGACAAAGCTTGCAAAAGCAGATGGTGTCGATGTTAATGATCCTGTGGATGATTCTTCTTATAGTACGGAGAAGATTGAGAGAAATAATGTCACTTTTGAGTGCAAGCACTGTCATACAAGAACTTCTAAGAAATGGTACAAGCTTTCAGGAACCACTCTTCCAGAATCGTATGAACAGGTGTTTCCAGGTCTTTGTTTACGGTGCGCCCGTCTATGGAGAGAATATGGTGTAGAGTGGGAAGATCCTTATGAGATTATGCGCAAGCAAAGCCAACGGGGTGGAAATGGCTGGAAGCGGAAGATTGAGTTCGAGCTGTATGAGGATGCTCGCAAAATTATTAAAGCAAGAGATGAATATCAACTACGTCCTCGCAAATACACAGATTGTGACAAGAAGTCAGATACATCGCGAAGGAGCAAATCAAAAATCAAGGAAGATATCGATTCATCTGAAGATCCATTCGAGGAtaagctgaagaaaaagtcAATCAAGGTCAAAAAGCCTCCAAGACCAGAGTCGGTTCAGAAGCAATCTTTAACAATCACCTTACCATACTCTGAAGTGCGGAAAGGCGAAGAACCGCTGAATCTGAAGAAAAGAGCTTCCGAAGAACCTCCTGAaaggaaaaacaaaaagctgaagCCCGCTTCGCTGGAATCCCGCTACGAAAGCAAGTTTGATATCTCCTTACCAAAGTTCCAACTCAGGGGAGAGAAACAATACAAACCACCATTTGCCAACGATACGCGTCCATGCTGCGTATGTAGAGAGTATGGAATGGCCCAAGAGATTTTGATTTGCACTTCATGTGGTTTGAATGTTCATGCATCATGCTATGGAGACATCAATATGGAATCGCTAACCGAGCTCAGCAGTTATAAGTGGCTTTGCGATACTTGTTCAAACGACCTGCACCCTCTATACTCCACTGATTACAAATGCGTTTTGTGTCCGGCAAAGGAGACAGATACTCAGGGAGGTAAATTGGGATTTTCTTACTCGTACCCGGATGCCCTGAAGCGAACAGTCAGTGGTAACTGGTGCCATATAATCTGTGCAATATTTGACCCTTTTTGCGAATTTgggtccagctctttgCAACCAGTGTTTGGTACAGAGCTTTCTCTTTTGAGAAACACGGGCAAAAAATGCACCATTTGTGGATATGGTGGCAGTCTACTTGACTGTAAAGTTTGTCAGAAGCCTATGCACGTTACATGTTGCTTGGATACCGAAGGCTGTGCTGTTGGATTTGAGTTGATACCTGATAGAACATTCAACTTCAAACTGAAAGATGTCAACAGATCGTTGCGACCAGTACCCCAGATAGTGTGCTGCGGTCACTCGTTACCAGATCTCGTTCCCTTACGTGCTCTTGGAAAAATGAAAGGAAAGAAGGAACAACCACTCATTAAGCTTTATTGCACAGAGCTTAAACAGAATAAGTCTGCAGCAACAGGCGAATACTGGCATCGACTCTACGAAGAATCTCTCAAACTGATAGGAAGAAATACTCCGCGGGTTGATCTTCCTGTACCCGTTACCCATGAATGCCTACACTGTCACAATACAAGATCTCTGAGATGGTACGAAGAGGCAGGTAGCCAGGGTGAAGTGTGCCATCAATGTTATGTCAGAAAGAAAAATGATGAGAGTTTGATAGATGTGCTGCCCGATATTCAATCTCTGAACAGGGTTGCGCTGAATGCTACGAAGTTTGGATTAATTGGCCTCGATGACAAATTGAAAGATTCTCGAATGTCAATCAAAGATATGCTGTCTTGA
- a CDS encoding putative snt2p-like dna binding protein produces the protein MDSARPKRKTTVNVNYKEKSELDLVQEQEREANVIKKAAKKPEPSKPETPTKLAGKNKSQDKSQYVPVDEVVPINFQPKCDQEFNVLLDLKGAKVENNVLTLKDGTRIKKGDFIYMICEPPGEPYYIARIKGFARKEKDDATKSAKNYNFEVCWFYRPRDLNRKSPDARLLFASLHMDECPISSFRGFVTVKHRAEIEDLDAYRMIPHSFYFEKLYDRYMVKMYDVLPTIKLTNLPPNYYKALTKRYEYIFVEVGRGQDLLSDPKNCEKCMQWAASSDSIQCLRCQKIYHLLCVDPPITNKPKRGFAWFCAACNKELEEELSEKRGHMLHSGLPSQIAASIKDEDSDASEDVSSSQTPMEVESRSESIQTNETELPNGKLARYEELAIAFLEADKNLSFEKRRELEEWPYRYLGMHAKLEDALDLQDRPYPRAASRLGTKHQFTGIVDWYGHPVVYYDDSDYPKARSRKKKYQKEDYVAD, from the coding sequence ATGGACTCGGCTCGCCCCAAAAGGAAGACCACTGTCAACGTCAACtacaaagaaaaaagcGAGCTTGACCTTGTGCAAGAACAAGAGAGAGAAGCAAACGTGATCAAGAAAGCCGCCAAAAAACCCGAGCCTTCCAAGCCCGAGACGCCTACAAAACTAGCAGGTAAGAACAAGAGCCAGGACAAGTCTCAATATGTTCCGGTTGACGAAGTAGTGCCGATAAATTTTCAGCCAAAGTGTGATCAAGAATTCAACGTTTTGCTTGATCTCAAGGGCGCAAAAGTGGAAAACAACGTTCTCACACTCAAGGATGGAACCAGAATAAAGAAGGGAGATTTTATATACATGATTTGTGAGCCTCCTGGAGAACCGTATTACATTGCAAGAATAAAGGGTTTTGCTCGGAAAGAGAAGGACGATGCCACCAAAAGCGCAAAAAACTACAACTTCGAGGTCTGCTGGTTTTATCGGCCCCGCGATCTCAACAGGAAGTCCCCTGATGCAAGGTTGCTATTTGCATCTCTGCATATGGATGAATGTCCTATTTCAAGTTTTCGAGGTTTCGTTACCGTCAAGCACCGAGCAGAAATCGAAGATTTGGACGCATACCGAATGATTCCTCACAGTTTTtactttgaaaagcttTACGATAGATACATGGTGAAGATGTACGACGTGCTCCCAACGATCAAGCTTACGAACCTGCCGCCGAATTACTATAAAGCTCTCACGAAACGCTATGAATATATTTTTGTCGAGGTGggacgaggccaagatcTATTATCGGACCCCAAAAATTGTGAAAAGTGTATGCAATGGGCCGCATCCTCGGATTCAATACAATGCTTGAGGTGCCAAAAGATTTACCATTTGCTTTGTGTGGACCCACCTATCACGAACAAACCCAAAAGGGGTTTCGCATGGTTTTGTGCTGCATGTAATAAAGAGCTCGAGGAAGAGTTGTCGGAGAAGCGCGGTCATATGCTTCACAGCGGTCTTCCTTCACAGATTGCAGCGTCGATAAAGGATGAAGATTCAGATGCAAGTGAGGACGTTTCTAGTTCCCAGACGCCCATGGAAGTAGAATCCAGGTCTGAATCCATTCAGACAAACGAAACAGAACTACCAAATGGCAAGCTTGCACGGTACGAGGAGCTTGCCATTGCATTTCTTGAAGCAGATAAAAACTTGAGCTTCGAAAAAAGGAGAGAACTCGAAGAGTGGCCATACAGATACCTCGGTATGCATGCTAAACTAGAGGACGCGCTAGATCTTCAAGACCGACCATATCCGCGAGCGGCATCGAGACTGGGAACAAAGCATCAGTTCACAGGAATTGTCGATTGGTACGGCCACCCGGTCGTATACTATGACGATTCTGACTATCCAAAGGCTAGAAgccgcaaaaaaaaataccaaaaagaagactACGTTGCAGACTGA
- a CDS encoding Transcription initiation factor IIE subunit beta: MSDPFASQLSQFKKTVRNSSTTLPSQRRIIDRPSLKRPNDTDNDDEIKRPRTSDYDSAPASSLSIRLMTASDFIKTSDHPVKIDELQQHIKCKVDPKLLKVLTNVDRIKYDPVNQTLEYLSLHNIKTGDDLIKVLENQPTFSGLSVKQLKDGWNGCLETLAQLEKEEKIIVHKTKKENAPRHIWLNVGFYKLENVVEPEFYDMWAKIKVPKGDDLVRQLIETGSKPTNVDPDSIKNKKVAPVQERKQKKARRGKITNTHMKGILKDYSKMS, from the coding sequence ATGTCGGACCCATTCGCTTCACAACTAAGCCAGTTCAAGAAAACGGTTCGCAATTCCTCTACTACCCTTCCTTCACAGCGTCGTATAATTGATAGACCTTCTTTGAAGCGCCCAAATGACACCGACAACGATGATGAAATAAAAAGACCAAGAACAAGCGACTATGATTCTGCCCCTGCAAGCTCTCTTTCCATACGATTAATGACCGCATCCGATTTTATCAAAACCAGTGACCATCCAGTGAAAATAGATGAACTTCAGCAGCATATCAAATGTAAGGTGGATCCTAAATTGTTGAAGGTGCTCACGAACGTCGACAGAATCAAATATGATCCTGTGAACCAAACACTTGAGTACCTTTCGTTGCATAATATCAAAACTGGGGATGATTTGAtcaaggttcttgaaaatcAACCCACTTTTTCTGGTCTTTCGGTGAAGCAGTTGAAAGATGGATGGAATGGATGTCTCGAGACCTTGGCACAAttggagaaagaagagaagatAATTGTTCACAAGacaaagaaagaaaatgcACCCCGCCATATTTGGTTGAATGTCGGGTTCTATAAACTTGAAAATGTGGTAGAGCCAGAATTCTACGATATGTGGGCAAAAATCAAGGTTCCCAAAGGTGATGATCTGGTAAGACAGTTGATTGAAACTGGATCAAAGCCTACCAATGTTGATCCTGATTCGATAAAGAATAAAAAAGTTGCACCAGTGCAAGAAAGGAAGCAAAAGAAGGCGAGAAGAGGAAAAATCACAAACACGCATATGAAAGGAATTCTCAAGGACTATAGTAAAATGTCATGA
- a CDS encoding mRNA-capping enzyme subunit alpha, with protein sequence MDQDRGVPDIPGDLVAPEVAEYLKSRVSRILRTRFNSFPGSQPVSFAREHLTTLKNKDYLVCEKSDGLRCLLLVMINEDTGEEGTFLINRENQYYIVPGFHFPRSSKNFDSSHNGTIVDGELVWSKNPTTGIREIRYLIFDCLAMDMTSVMHKNLWKRLYHAQHEFHKPYMDLRRAFPDACAQFPFKLDFKNMTQPYKIRKIFQEMKNLTYVSDGLILTCCDTPYIPGTDTTLLKWKPAEENTIDLKLKLEFPIYVDESLPKHDPNREYYDYDATPTIKLYVWKGKDEAEDESIEENIQRNDGEYVNSFSGYEEWDQLTITDEEWEQLKRTGESFNGRIAEVRRNEKGEWKLLRFRDDKIHGNYITVVSKVLKSIDDSVSKEELIAAEDEIKARWMEREKLKQQYAQHAQHTHSHQPHPKPQPSPPEKRKIEAPPKPEDDDEYYESDGFEELPTYTKTNSPKYGDMELSSKRRHV encoded by the coding sequence ATGGACCAAGACAGAGGTGTGCCCGATATCCCTGGGGATTTGGTAGCCCCTGAGGTTGCAGAATACTTGAAGTCACGAGTGTCGCGAATTTTGAGAACAAGGTTCAATTCCTTTCCAGGTTCTCAACCGGTTAGCTTTGCAAGAGAGCATTTGACAACGCTAAAAAACAAAGACTATCTTGTTTGTGAAAAATCAGATGGTTTGCGATGTTTGCTTTTGGTAATGATCAATGAGGACACTGGAGAGGAGGGGACGTTTCTTATCAACAGAGAAAACCAATATTACATAGTTCCTGGGTTCCATTTTCCAAGGTCCAGCAAGAATTTCGACAGCTCGCATAATGGTACTATCGTTGATGGTGAGCTTGTTTGGAGCAAAAATCCAACCACTGGAATCAGGGAAATAAGATATCTTATTTTTGATTGTCTTGCTATGGATATGACCAGTGTTATGCATAAAAACTTATGGAAAAGACTGTACCACGCACAGCATGAGTTTCACAAACCATACATGGATCTTCGGCGGGCCTTTCCAGACGCTTGTGCTCAATTTCCTTTCAAGCTagatttcaagaacatgaCACAGCCCTACAAAATCCGCAAGATTTTCCAGGAAATGAAGAACTTGACGTATGTTTCTGATGGTTTGATCTTAACTTGTTGTGACACTCCATATATTCCAGGAACAGATACCACTTTACTGAAGTGGAAGCCAGCAGAAGAGAATACGATAGATTTGAAGCTGAAGTTGGAATTTCCGATATACGTTGACGAGTCCTTACCCAAGCACGACCCGAACCGGGAATATTATGACTACGATGCGACCCCTACCATCAAGCTGTATGTCTGGAAGGGTAAAGATGAGGCTGAAGACGAATCCATTGAAGAGAACATCCAACGAAACGACGGAGAATATGTGAACAGTTTCAGTGGGTACGAAGAATGGGATCAGTTAACGATTACGGACGAGGAATGGGAACAACTAAAAAGAACAGGGGAGTCTTTTAATGGACGAATTGCAGAGGTCAGAAGAAACGAGAAAGGTGAGTGGAAACTCCTCCGTTTTAGAGACGATAAGATTCATGGAAATTACATCACTGTTGTGTCAAAGGTGTTAAAATCCATAGATGATTCTGTGagcaaggaggagctcatAGCTGCCGAGGATGAAATTAAGGCTAGATGGATGGAAAGAGAAAAGCTGAAACAACAGTATGCTCAGCACGCTCAACATACGCACTCGCATCAGCCTCATCCTAAGCCTCAACCCTCCCCTCCAGAGAAACGCAAAATAGAAGCTCCTCCGAAACCtgaggacgatgatgaaTATTACGAATCAGATGGTTTTGAAGAGTTGCCAACGTATACCAAAACAAACAGTCCAAAATATGGAGACATGGAACTTTCCAGTAAAAGAAGACATGTATAA